The Roseofilum capinflatum BLCC-M114 genome includes a region encoding these proteins:
- the trpB gene encoding tryptophan synthase subunit beta, which yields MTTTPINPPQTIASVPDRLGRFGQFGGKYVPETLMPALAELEQAYDHYRHDPEFQAELQGLLRDYVGRPSPLYFAERLTAHYRKPDGTGPQIYLKREDLNHTGAHKINNALAQVLLAKRMGKQRIIAETGAGQHGVATATVCARFGLSCVIYMGVQDMERQKLNVFRMRLLGAEVCPVEAGTGTLKDATSEAIRDWVTNVETTHYILGSVAGPHPYPMMVRDFHTIIGEETRSQAWEKWGGLPDILLACVGGGSNAMGLFYEFVKESSVRLIGVEAAGEGVKTDKHAATLTQGQVGVLHGAMSYLLQDDEGQVIEAHSISAGLDYPGVGPEHSYLKQTERAEYYSVTDEEAVAAFERLSKLEGIIPALETSHAIAYLETLCPQLEGSPRIIINCSGRGDKDVQTVAQYLG from the coding sequence GTGACTACCACTCCAATCAATCCTCCTCAAACCATCGCCTCCGTACCCGATCGCCTCGGCCGGTTTGGTCAGTTTGGCGGCAAATATGTCCCCGAAACCCTCATGCCTGCCCTAGCTGAACTAGAGCAAGCCTACGATCATTATCGCCATGACCCCGAATTCCAAGCCGAACTGCAAGGCCTGCTCCGGGATTATGTTGGTCGTCCCAGTCCCCTCTACTTCGCCGAACGCCTCACCGCACACTACCGTAAACCCGATGGCACAGGCCCCCAAATCTATCTCAAACGAGAAGACCTCAACCATACGGGCGCTCATAAAATTAATAATGCCCTGGCTCAGGTTCTCCTCGCCAAGCGCATGGGCAAACAGCGCATTATTGCCGAAACCGGAGCCGGACAACATGGCGTTGCCACTGCCACCGTTTGCGCCCGGTTTGGTCTAAGTTGCGTGATTTATATGGGCGTTCAAGACATGGAGCGCCAAAAACTGAATGTGTTTCGGATGCGACTATTGGGGGCTGAAGTCTGTCCCGTGGAAGCGGGAACCGGAACCCTGAAAGATGCTACATCGGAAGCCATTCGCGACTGGGTGACGAATGTGGAAACCACCCACTATATCTTAGGTTCCGTTGCCGGCCCCCATCCTTACCCGATGATGGTGCGCGACTTTCACACCATCATTGGTGAAGAAACCCGCTCCCAAGCTTGGGAAAAATGGGGCGGACTCCCGGATATTCTCCTCGCTTGTGTGGGGGGTGGCTCGAATGCCATGGGACTCTTCTATGAGTTTGTCAAAGAGAGTTCGGTGCGCCTCATTGGTGTGGAAGCTGCCGGAGAAGGGGTGAAGACTGATAAGCACGCCGCCACTCTTACCCAAGGCCAGGTGGGTGTTTTACATGGAGCCATGAGCTATCTGTTGCAAGATGATGAGGGTCAGGTGATTGAAGCTCATTCGATTAGTGCGGGCTTAGATTATCCGGGAGTGGGGCCGGAACATAGCTATTTGAAGCAGACGGAACGGGCTGAATATTACAGTGTGACGGATGAAGAGGCAGTGGCGGCCTTTGAGCGGCTATCGAAATTAGAGGGGATTATTCCTGCTCTAGAAACATCTCATGCGATCGCCTATTTAGAAACCCTCTGTCCCCAACTCGAAGGCAGTCCCCGCATCATTATCAACTGTTCCGGGCGCGGTGACAAAGACGTGCAAACCGTAGCTCAATACTTGGGTTAA
- a CDS encoding NACHT and WD repeat domain-containing protein: MDIKHILRLNKSLLGGTALLGLGSIGAGALALANPIGGAIAVGALTGISNFTAGMVANNLGALVDKLRDNREVLRNQDLAKAAALAITLALGKISPQYPKIQGQLEHLATQTEAYWLQWEEQAQNLTLFESVREEKLVNIFAQSPEEFSQYQVLRAEEWRDLATWLFEQGCQQGALLGELADYANVINALAQELQLNFNKNLREVLKDDAANGGEAFAGMLLDLHGKTLAQLDNIEKEFKEAFQKLATREDICQALERVESGIHQELQEIKAMLVVVLELLHQRGSEEEQGQPLPDLRWVGGQAPPLSLPCPYLGLSAFGKDDQHLFFGRDALIQELVQAVEGREIVPVIGPSGSGKSSVVFAGLLPELEKQSGWLMESLRPKNDPLYELARALLRLTAPETELQEENLNAPIVAQRLQDDPLTVEKWLGSVLERHPQKRIVLVIDQFEEVFTTEKRSVFLERVLEGVAALNQGKRRVTLLFTMRADFMENALSEPRLAEVLDGDVKVKPMGVEQLRAIIERPAQGLVQIQDGLTERILEDALTEKEATLVEQAGCLPLVEFALKQLWDAHERGWLTHEAYEQIGGVKGAIAQHAEAKFQALKPEEQDTMRQLFIQLVYPGVENRHTRKIVTSSELGEQQWSLAQELAKGDYRLVVTNRNEGTKTVELIHEALIREWERFQEWIKEDWEFRRWQEQLEVERKLGDWLQGKRLIQAEYWLQERRGELSKEQQEFIRESIEKREKSIQEREKQRRRVLQGAVAVGGVMTVLAAAAGLFGWQAERRRVEAEVRADALFAQRLVEVRPVPALTRAIATTARSEQKLGQVLPLVQSSLAETVQVSRERQLFQGHQASVRSLAITPDGSKVISGSGSTLVGSNDNTLRVWDITTGESLAILEGHQNDVTSIAITPDGSKVISGSNDNTLRVWDITTGESLAVLEGHQNDVTSIAITPDGSKVISGSEDNTLRVWDIATGESLAVLEGHQSTVNSIAITPDGSKVISGSGSTLVGSNDNTLRVWDITTGESLAVLEGHQNDVTSIAITPDGSKVISGSWDNTLRVWDITT; this comes from the coding sequence ATGGACATTAAACACATTCTCCGGTTAAATAAGTCACTCTTGGGTGGGACGGCGCTGTTGGGGTTAGGCTCTATTGGCGCGGGTGCTTTGGCGTTGGCAAACCCCATTGGTGGGGCGATCGCTGTGGGAGCGCTGACTGGAATCTCCAACTTCACGGCGGGGATGGTGGCGAATAACTTAGGGGCGTTGGTCGATAAGTTACGCGATAACCGGGAGGTTTTGCGTAATCAGGATTTAGCGAAGGCGGCGGCCCTGGCGATAACCTTGGCTTTGGGGAAAATCAGTCCTCAGTATCCAAAAATTCAAGGTCAATTGGAACACTTGGCGACTCAGACCGAGGCCTATTGGCTCCAGTGGGAAGAACAAGCCCAAAACCTGACCCTGTTTGAGTCCGTGCGGGAAGAGAAACTCGTTAATATTTTTGCCCAGAGTCCGGAGGAGTTTAGCCAGTATCAAGTCTTGCGGGCGGAGGAGTGGCGCGACTTGGCGACTTGGCTGTTTGAGCAGGGTTGCCAGCAGGGGGCGCTGTTGGGGGAGTTGGCAGACTATGCCAATGTCATCAACGCTTTAGCCCAGGAGTTGCAGCTCAACTTTAATAAAAATCTGCGGGAAGTCCTCAAAGACGATGCAGCCAATGGGGGAGAAGCGTTTGCGGGCATGTTGCTGGATTTGCATGGCAAGACCTTAGCCCAACTGGACAATATCGAGAAGGAGTTTAAGGAAGCCTTTCAGAAACTGGCTACCCGTGAGGATATTTGTCAGGCTTTGGAGCGCGTGGAGTCCGGCATTCATCAGGAATTGCAAGAGATTAAGGCCATGTTGGTGGTTGTGCTGGAGTTGCTGCATCAACGGGGGAGCGAGGAGGAACAGGGGCAACCGTTGCCTGATTTGCGGTGGGTGGGGGGTCAAGCGCCGCCCCTGTCCTTGCCTTGTCCCTATCTGGGTTTATCGGCGTTTGGGAAAGATGACCAACATTTATTCTTTGGTCGAGATGCCTTGATTCAGGAGTTGGTGCAGGCTGTTGAGGGTCGAGAGATTGTACCGGTAATTGGGCCGTCGGGGAGTGGTAAGTCTTCCGTGGTGTTTGCGGGGTTGCTGCCTGAGTTAGAGAAACAGTCCGGTTGGTTGATGGAGTCGTTGCGGCCGAAAAATGATCCGTTGTATGAACTGGCGCGGGCGTTGTTGCGGTTGACTGCTCCAGAGACGGAACTGCAAGAGGAGAACTTAAACGCGCCGATTGTGGCTCAACGGTTGCAAGATGACCCCTTAACGGTTGAGAAGTGGCTCGGTTCTGTGTTGGAGCGTCACCCGCAGAAGCGGATAGTGTTGGTGATTGACCAGTTTGAAGAGGTCTTTACCACAGAAAAGCGCAGTGTGTTTCTGGAACGGGTGCTGGAAGGGGTGGCAGCGCTCAACCAGGGGAAGCGCCGGGTAACGCTGCTGTTTACGATGCGGGCAGACTTTATGGAAAATGCCCTGTCTGAGCCTCGGTTAGCGGAGGTGTTGGATGGGGATGTGAAGGTGAAGCCAATGGGGGTGGAGCAGTTGCGGGCGATAATTGAACGACCGGCTCAGGGGTTGGTGCAAATCCAGGACGGGTTGACTGAACGGATATTAGAGGATGCACTGACGGAGAAGGAGGCAACGTTGGTGGAGCAAGCGGGTTGTTTGCCGTTGGTGGAGTTTGCCCTCAAGCAACTGTGGGATGCCCATGAGCGGGGATGGCTCACCCATGAAGCCTATGAGCAGATTGGCGGCGTAAAGGGGGCGATTGCCCAACATGCGGAGGCGAAGTTTCAGGCTCTGAAGCCAGAGGAACAGGACACGATGCGGCAACTGTTTATTCAACTGGTGTATCCGGGAGTGGAAAATCGCCATACTCGGAAAATTGTGACTAGCTCTGAGTTGGGGGAGCAACAGTGGTCTCTGGCTCAGGAGTTGGCGAAGGGAGACTATCGCCTGGTGGTGACGAATCGCAATGAGGGGACAAAAACGGTTGAGTTAATCCATGAGGCGTTAATTCGAGAATGGGAACGGTTTCAAGAGTGGATTAAGGAGGACTGGGAGTTTCGCCGTTGGCAAGAGCAGTTAGAAGTGGAGCGGAAATTGGGGGACTGGCTGCAAGGGAAGCGGTTGATTCAGGCGGAGTATTGGTTGCAAGAGCGCAGAGGAGAACTGAGTAAGGAGCAACAAGAGTTTATTCGTGAGAGTATCGAGAAGCGAGAGAAGAGTATCCAGGAGCGAGAAAAGCAGCGCCGACGGGTGCTACAAGGGGCAGTGGCTGTGGGAGGAGTGATGACAGTTTTGGCAGCCGCCGCAGGTTTGTTTGGATGGCAGGCAGAGCGACGGAGGGTGGAGGCAGAAGTGCGAGCTGATGCCTTGTTCGCACAGAGGCTGGTGGAAGTTAGACCTGTACCAGCCCTGACTCGTGCTATTGCAACCACTGCCAGAAGTGAGCAGAAACTGGGGCAAGTTTTGCCCTTGGTGCAATCGAGTTTAGCGGAAACCGTGCAAGTTAGTCGCGAACGTCAACTGTTCCAGGGTCATCAGGCTTCGGTCAGGTCTCTCGCCATCACCCCCGATGGCTCCAAGGTGATTTCTGGCAGTGGGAGTACTTTGGTGGGAAGTAACGACAATACCCTACGGGTGTGGGACATCACCACAGGAGAGTCCTTAGCCATCCTGGAGGGTCATCAGAATGATGTCACCTCTATCGCCATCACCCCCGATGGCTCCAAGGTCATTTCTGGCAGTAACGACAATACCCTACGGGTGTGGGACATCACCACAGGAGAGTCCTTAGCCGTCCTGGAGGGTCATCAGAATGATGTCACCTCCATCGCCATCACCCCCGATGGCTCCAAGGTCATTTCTGGCAGTGAGGACAATACCCTGCGGGTGTGGGACATAGCCACAGGAGAGTCCTTAGCCGTCCTGGAGGGTCATCAGAGTACGGTCAACTCCATTGCCATCACCCCCGATGGCTCCAAGGTCATTTCTGGCAGTGGGAGTACTTTGGTGGGAAGTAACGACAATACCCTACGGGTGTGGGACATCACCACAGGAGAGTCCTTAGCCGTCCTGGAGGGTCATCAGAATGATGTCACCTCTATCGCCATCACCCCCGATGGCTCCAAGGTCATTTCTGGGAGTTGGGACAATACCCTACGGGTGTGGGACATCACCACAG